One part of the Symphalangus syndactylus isolate Jambi chromosome 1, NHGRI_mSymSyn1-v2.1_pri, whole genome shotgun sequence genome encodes these proteins:
- the SERPINB7 gene encoding serpin B7 isoform X1 codes for MASLAAANAEFCFNLFREMDDNQGNGNVFFSSLSLFAALALVRLGAQGDSLSQIDKLLHVNTASGYGNSSNSQPGLQSQLKRVLSDINASHKDYDFSIVNGLFAEKVYGFHKDYIECARKLYDAKVERVDFTNHLEDTRHKINKWVENETHGKIKNVICEGGISSSAVMVLVNAVYFKGKWQSAFTKSETINCHFKSPKCSGKAVAMMHQERKFNLSVINDPSMKILELRYNGGINMYVLLPESDLSEIENKLTFQNLMEWTNPRRMTSKYVEVFFPQFKIEKNYEMKQYLRALGLKDIFDESKADLSGIASGGRLYISRMMHKSYIEVTEEGTEATAATGSNIVEKQLPESTLFRADHPFLFVIRKDDIILFSGKVSCP; via the exons ATGGCCTCCCTTGCTGCAGCAAATGCAGAGTTTTGCTTCAACCTGTTCAGAGAGATGGATGACAATCAAGGAAATGGAAATGTGTTcttttcctctctgagcctctttgCTGCCCTGGCCCTGGTCCGCTTGGGCGCTCAAGgtgactctctctctcaaattgATAAG TTGCTTCATGTTAACACTGCCTCAGGATATGGAAACTCTTCTAATAGTCAG ccaggGCTCCAGTCTCAACTGAAAAGAGTTCTTTCTGATATAAATGCATCCCACAAGGACTATGATTTCAGCATTGTGAATGGTCTTTTTGCCGAAAAAGTGTATGGCTTTCATAAG GACTACATTGAGTGTGCCAGAAAATTATACGATGCCAAAGTGGAGCGAGTTGACTTTACAAATCATTTAGAAGACACTAGACATAAAATTAATAAGTGGGTTGAAAATGAAACACATG gcaaAATCAAGAACGTGATTTGTGAAGGTGGCATAAGCTCATCTGCTGTAATGGTGCTGGTGAATGCTGTGTACTTCAAAGGCAAGTGGCAATCAGCCTTCACCAAGAGCGAAACCATAAATTGCCATTTCAAATCTCCCAAG TGCTCTGGGAAGGCAGTGGCCATGATGCATCAGGAGCGGAAGTTCAATTTGTCTGTTATTAATGACCCATCAATGAAGATTCTTGAGCTCAGATACAATGGCGGCATAAACATGTACGTTCTGCTGCCTGAGAGTGACCTCTCTGAA ATTGAAAACAAACTGACCTTTCagaatctaatggaatggaccAATCCAAGGCGAATGACCTCTAAGTATGTTGAGGTATTTTTTCCTCAGTTCAAGATAGAGAAGAATTATGAAATGAAACAATATTTGAGAGCCCTAGGGCTGAAAGATATCTTTGATGAATCCAAAGCAGATCTCTCTGGGATTGCTTCGGGGGGTCGTCTGTATATATCAAGAATGATGCACAAATCTTACATAGAGGTCACTGAGGAGGGCACCGAGGCTACGGCTGCCACAGGAAGTAATATTGTAGAAAAGCAACTCCCTGAGTCCACGCTGTTTAGAGCCGACCACCCATTCCTATTTGTCATCAGGAAGGATGACATCATCTTATTCAGTGGCAAAGTTTCTTGCCCTTGA
- the SERPINB7 gene encoding serpin B7 isoform X2 — MASLAAANAEFCFNLFREMDDNQGNGNVFFSSLSLFAALALVRLGAQGDSLSQIDKPGLQSQLKRVLSDINASHKDYDFSIVNGLFAEKVYGFHKDYIECARKLYDAKVERVDFTNHLEDTRHKINKWVENETHGKIKNVICEGGISSSAVMVLVNAVYFKGKWQSAFTKSETINCHFKSPKCSGKAVAMMHQERKFNLSVINDPSMKILELRYNGGINMYVLLPESDLSEIENKLTFQNLMEWTNPRRMTSKYVEVFFPQFKIEKNYEMKQYLRALGLKDIFDESKADLSGIASGGRLYISRMMHKSYIEVTEEGTEATAATGSNIVEKQLPESTLFRADHPFLFVIRKDDIILFSGKVSCP; from the exons ATGGCCTCCCTTGCTGCAGCAAATGCAGAGTTTTGCTTCAACCTGTTCAGAGAGATGGATGACAATCAAGGAAATGGAAATGTGTTcttttcctctctgagcctctttgCTGCCCTGGCCCTGGTCCGCTTGGGCGCTCAAGgtgactctctctctcaaattgATAAG ccaggGCTCCAGTCTCAACTGAAAAGAGTTCTTTCTGATATAAATGCATCCCACAAGGACTATGATTTCAGCATTGTGAATGGTCTTTTTGCCGAAAAAGTGTATGGCTTTCATAAG GACTACATTGAGTGTGCCAGAAAATTATACGATGCCAAAGTGGAGCGAGTTGACTTTACAAATCATTTAGAAGACACTAGACATAAAATTAATAAGTGGGTTGAAAATGAAACACATG gcaaAATCAAGAACGTGATTTGTGAAGGTGGCATAAGCTCATCTGCTGTAATGGTGCTGGTGAATGCTGTGTACTTCAAAGGCAAGTGGCAATCAGCCTTCACCAAGAGCGAAACCATAAATTGCCATTTCAAATCTCCCAAG TGCTCTGGGAAGGCAGTGGCCATGATGCATCAGGAGCGGAAGTTCAATTTGTCTGTTATTAATGACCCATCAATGAAGATTCTTGAGCTCAGATACAATGGCGGCATAAACATGTACGTTCTGCTGCCTGAGAGTGACCTCTCTGAA ATTGAAAACAAACTGACCTTTCagaatctaatggaatggaccAATCCAAGGCGAATGACCTCTAAGTATGTTGAGGTATTTTTTCCTCAGTTCAAGATAGAGAAGAATTATGAAATGAAACAATATTTGAGAGCCCTAGGGCTGAAAGATATCTTTGATGAATCCAAAGCAGATCTCTCTGGGATTGCTTCGGGGGGTCGTCTGTATATATCAAGAATGATGCACAAATCTTACATAGAGGTCACTGAGGAGGGCACCGAGGCTACGGCTGCCACAGGAAGTAATATTGTAGAAAAGCAACTCCCTGAGTCCACGCTGTTTAGAGCCGACCACCCATTCCTATTTGTCATCAGGAAGGATGACATCATCTTATTCAGTGGCAAAGTTTCTTGCCCTTGA